From Apium graveolens cultivar Ventura chromosome 9, ASM990537v1, whole genome shotgun sequence, the proteins below share one genomic window:
- the LOC141685686 gene encoding uncharacterized protein LOC141685686 encodes MEIEKDKEFIWPKPLRGDPEKRDKSRYCRLHKDVGHDTDDCRQLKDEIEYLIRRGKFGRFTNGEEAGGQKRDNDRRDDDRRGNDRYRNPQARGSVINMISAGPTIAGTTRNSRKAYAREMMSIVEEPSKSSKSEMMLEFGDPDLEVLEFPQDNPLVITPIIGNCPVMRVLVDNGASVDILFHDTFIRISYTDSQLTPSDAPIYGVNYVECKVEGTK; translated from the exons atggaaattgagaaggacaaAGAGTTCATATGGCCAaagccactaaggggagaccccgaGAAAAGAGACAAAAGTCGATACTGTAGGTTGcataaagatgttggtcatgatactGACGATTGTAGGCAACTTaaggatgagattgagtatttgATCCGAAGGGGAAAATTTGGACGTTTCACCAACGGTGAAGAGGCTGGAGGCCAAAAAAGAGACAATGACCGAAGAGATGATGATCGAAGGGGTAACGACAGATATCGCAACCCACAGGCCCGAGGGTCGGTAATCAATATGATCTCAGCAGGTCCTACAATAGCTGGTACTACAAGGAACTCTCGAAAAGCTTATGCGAGAGAGATGATGAGCATAGTTGAAGAGCCATCTAAGAGTTCTAAGTCAGAGATGATGCTTGAATTTGGTGACCCAGACCTTGAAGTTTTGGAATTTCCTCAGGATAATCCTCTG GTTATCACTCCGATAATTGGAAATTGTCCTGTTATGAGGGTCCTAGTGGACAACGGAGCTTCCGTGGATATTTTGTTCCATGATACATTCATAAGGATTAGCTATACTGATTCTCAACTAACTCCGTCTGATGCACCCATCTACGGGGTTAACTACGTGGAATGTAAAGTTGAAGGAACAAAATAA